From one Lycorma delicatula isolate Av1 chromosome 2, ASM4794821v1, whole genome shotgun sequence genomic stretch:
- the LOC142320202 gene encoding protein argonaute-2-like: MVRSAAQPADVRKRKILEAIRMADFNSDPCVRDFGISVADRFTPVSGRILNPPVLLYDKEEKRPLKGVWRAGKFLKGTSLRNWCILNLDFRTREDSLMKFAREMEKIVGVSIHPQPNIKHLVRKPSARKEEIVKELEVYKDFGAELVVAVIPDNGETYGCSQS; the protein is encoded by the exons ATGGTTCGAAGTGCTGCACAACCCGCAGATGTACGAAAAAGAAAGATTCTGGAAGCT attagaATGGCTGACTTCAATTCTGACCCGTGTGTTAGAGATTTCGGCATCAGTGTTGCAGATCGTTTTACACCTGTATCTGGAAGGATTTTAAATCCTCCTGTTTTGCTGTATgataag GAAGAAAAAAGACCATTAAAAGGAGTCTGGAGAGCTGGAAAATTTTTGAAAGGCACTTCTTTAAGAAATTGGTGTATtttgaatttggattttagaaCAAGAGAAGATTCTTTAAT GAAATTTGCTCgtgaaatggaaaaaatagttGGAGTTTCCATTCATCCTCAaccaaatataaaacatttgGTGAGAAAACCTTCTGCGAGGaaagaagaaattgttaaagAACTAGAAGTCTATAAAGATTTTGGAGCGGAATTGGTAGTAGCTGTTATTCCTGATAATGGAGAAACTTacg gTTGCAGCCAGTCATGA